A genome region from Polypterus senegalus isolate Bchr_013 chromosome 7, ASM1683550v1, whole genome shotgun sequence includes the following:
- the LOC120532555 gene encoding G2/mitotic-specific cyclin-B1-like → MAQRVRARSQHNAENLLMPVQRTLRVKPANGKRVVLGDLGNKSTISQAASEVPTSNVCKEKPKPSLAKVKKKCNQPQNTEVQENVIVKQVKEKPLQLQRFPTSMEVMGRLPSENLCPTFSQMLLNIEDIDAGDVHDTHLCCEYVKDVYSYLREIEKKGAVKPMYLEGSPITGNMRTILIEWLVQVHSRFQMLQETLYLTVGIIDRFLQAHPVHKSKLQLVGVTAMLIASKYEEIFSPRIADFSYITDHSCTRAQIREMERCILQVLNFNLSFPIALHFLRRVAKVGDASTQLYALAKYLSELSLIDYDMVHYPASQVSAAAFALALKVLDFGEWTSTLQHYTGYTEDHLMSAMKHLANNVLRVNEGMTKHTIIKTKYASPGHMKISTIPHLKSDSVRTLSESLS, encoded by the exons atggcacagcGTGTAAGAGCA AGGTCCCAGCATAATGCAGAAAACTTACTTATGCCTGTGCAGAGGACACTGAGGGTCAAGCCTGCCAATGGAAAGAGAGTAGTTTTAGGTGATCTTGGAAACAAATCTACTATATCACAAGCAGCTTCAGAAGTGCCGACTAGTAATGTTTGCAAG gagaaaccaaaaccATCTCTTGCTAAAGTtaagaagaaatgtaaccagcCACAAAACACAGAAGTACAAGAAAATGTCATAGTCAAGCAAGTAAAAGAAAAACCTTTACAA TTGCAGAGATTTCCAACATCAATGGAGGTGATGGGCAGGCTACCTTCAGAAAACTTGTGTCCAACTTTTTCTCAAATGCTGCTGAACATTGAAGACATAGATGCAGGTGACGTGCATGACACACATCTTTGTTGTGAATATGTGAAAGATGTTTACAGCTATCTGAGAGAGATTGAG AAAAAAGGAGCTGTAAAGCCTATGTATCTGGAAGGAAGTCCAATTACTGGAAACATGCGTACCATACTTATTGAATGGCTGGTGCAGGTTCATAGTAGATTCCAAATGCTGCAGGAAACTTTGTACTTGACTGTGGGAATAATTGATCGCTTCCTTCAG GCTCACCCTGTTCATAAATCCAAGTTGCAACTTGTTGGTGTAACAGCAATGTTAATTGCTtcaaaatatgaagaaatatttTCCCCAAGGATTGCCGATTTTTCTTATATAACTGACCACTCGTGCACGAGAGCCCAAATCCGAGAAATGGAACGGTGCATCTTGCAAGtcttaaattttaatttgagCTTTCCTATTGCTTTGCATTTTCTGAGAAGAGTGGCAAAGGTTGGAGAT gcaagTACACAGCTCTACGCATTAGCAAAGTATTTATCGGAGTTGTCCCTGATAGACTACGACATGGTACATTATCCAGCATCGCAGGTGTCTGCTGCAGCTTTTGCTCTTGCATTGAAAGTTCTTGATTTTGGGGAATGG ACTTCTACTCTACAGCACTATACAGGATATACTGAAGACCATCTCATGTCTGCTATGAAGCACTTGGCCAACAATGTTCTGAGGGTTAATGAAGGGATGACTAAGCACACT ataataaaaacaaagtatgCCAGTCCAGGACACATGAAGATCAGCACTATTCCACACCTTAAATCTGATTCAGTGAGGACTTTATCTGAATCATTAAGTTAA
- the LOC120532556 gene encoding G2/mitotic-specific cyclin-B1-like has protein sequence MAYRVTRSSHVNTENRTVLPGKMAVAPKAGLRPRAVLGDIGNKGAALKQVSKKESKPVSKVQKKIKPDVPEKDLSKPVKEIQPVSPTPMETSGCAPEEDLCQAFSDVLLNIRDVDADDADNPMLCSEYVKDIYSYLRQVEVEQSVRPKYLEGQEVTGNMRAILIDWLVQVHLKFTLLQETMYMTVAIIDRFLQANPVPKKMLQLVGVTAMFVASKYEEMYPPEIADFAFVTDNTYTKAQIRDMEMKILRVLKFGFGRPIPLHFLRRASKIGEVSAEQHTLAKYFMELSMTDYEMVHYPPSQVAAAAFALTLKVFNCGEWTSTLQHYLSYTESCLTPVMQHMAKNVVKVNEGLTKYMAVKNKYASQKHMRISTIPELKTSLIKNLAKAV, from the exons ATGGCTTATCGAGTAACccgt AGTTCACACGTCAACACAGAAAACAGAACTGTATTACCTGGGAAAATGGCAGTGGCACCCAAAGCTGGCCTGAGGCCCAGGGCTGTGCTGGGTGACATTGGGAACAAAGGAGCTGCTCTGAAGCAAGTTTCAAAAAAG GAGTCTAAACCAGTTTCCAAAGTGCAGAAGAAAATTAAGCCTGATGTACCTGAGAAAGATTTGTCAAAGCCAGTTAAAGAAATACAG CCAGTATCACCAACCCCAATGGAGACCTCTGGTTGTGCACCTGAAGAAGACTTATGCCAGGCATTCTCTGACGTATTGCTGAATATAAGGGATGTTGATGCAGATGATGCGGACAACCCAATGCTTTGTAGTGAATATGTAAAGGATATCTACAGCTATTTAAGACAGGTTGAG GTAGAGCAATCGGTACGCCCCAAGTACTTGGAAGGACAAGAAGTCACTGGAAATATGAGGGCTATTCTCATTGACTGGCTTGTACAAGTTCATCTGAAGTTCACACTTCTCCAAGAAACTATGTATATGACGGTTGCAATAATTGATCGTTTTCTACAG GCTAACCCGGTGCCTAAGAAAATGCTTCAACTTGTTGGAGTAACTGCAATGTTTGTTGCATCTAAATATGAAGAAATGTATCCTCCAGAGATTGCGGACTTTGCATTTGTTACGGACAATACTTATACAAAGGCTCAAATTCGGGATATGGAAATGAAGATCCTTAGAGTGCTAAAATTTGGTTTTGGCCGTCCAATTCCTCTGCATTTCCTAAGGAGGGCTTCCAAGATTGGTGAA GTAAGTGCAGAGCAACACACATTGGCCAAATACTTCATGGAGCTATCGATGACAGACTATGAGATGGTACATTACCCTCCTTCCCAGGTTGCTGCTGCAGCTTTTGCATTGACATTGAAAGTGTTCAACTGTGGTGAATGG ACGTCTACTTTACAACATTACTTAAGTTACACCGAAAGCTGTTTGACCCCTGTAATGCAGCACATGGCTAAAAATGTGGTGAAGGTTAATGAAGGTTTAACTAAGTACATG GCTGTCAAGAACAAATATGCCTCTCAAAAACACATGAGAATCAGTACTATACCTGAACTGAAGACTTCCTTAATCAAGAATCTGGCTAAGGCTGTGTAA